A window of the Haloarcula litorea genome harbors these coding sequences:
- a CDS encoding DUF7113 family protein, whose product MLYVRGTAGGAGLTGTLYEPGEEPPSFSGAPDEGSPYVWICDAFYEVESGGQVQRLGDREVRVGFESPLPRGFRDRETAVEAAKDHVRTQFARLGVPEAEVEVSVIQAADA is encoded by the coding sequence ATGCTGTACGTTCGCGGGACGGCCGGGGGTGCCGGACTGACCGGAACGCTGTACGAACCGGGTGAGGAACCGCCGTCGTTCAGCGGGGCACCGGACGAGGGGTCGCCGTACGTCTGGATCTGTGACGCGTTCTACGAGGTCGAGAGCGGCGGCCAGGTCCAGCGACTCGGCGACCGGGAGGTCAGGGTCGGCTTCGAGTCGCCGCTCCCGCGGGGGTTCCGCGACCGCGAGACGGCCGTCGAGGCCGCGAAAGACCACGTCCGGACGCAGTTCGCCCGTCTCGGGGTCCCCGAGGCCGAGGTCGAGGTGTCGGTGATCCAGGCCGCGGACGCCTGA
- a CDS encoding endonuclease/exonuclease/phosphatase family protein, with amino-acid sequence MDPLRVMSFNVRFDSAGDGLDSWVHRRRLVADTIRYHDPDLIGLQEAQAHQIRELEVLLPDYEWVGDPRDTVEAGGEFTAVGYREGRFDCRGTETFWLSETPDRPGSVGWDAKHPRVATWARLRERAGDEAILYLNTHLDHEGERARRRGIALALSRMDELARGDPVLVGGDFNCVAGDPAHERAAGHALPDGRELRDARSVADFRHGPSTTRTDFHDLIPGMGIDHVFVSDDVQVRSRAAVTDRDDDHFASDHLPVVVDCRP; translated from the coding sequence ATGGACCCCTTGCGGGTGATGTCGTTCAACGTTCGGTTCGACTCGGCCGGGGACGGGCTGGACAGTTGGGTGCACCGCCGTCGGCTGGTGGCCGACACGATCCGCTACCACGACCCCGACCTGATCGGGCTCCAGGAGGCACAGGCCCACCAGATCCGCGAACTGGAGGTGCTGTTGCCCGACTACGAGTGGGTCGGGGACCCGCGTGACACCGTCGAGGCCGGCGGGGAGTTCACCGCCGTCGGCTACCGCGAGGGGCGGTTCGACTGCCGCGGGACGGAGACCTTCTGGCTCTCGGAGACGCCCGACCGGCCCGGCAGCGTCGGTTGGGACGCCAAACACCCCCGGGTCGCGACGTGGGCGCGCCTCCGGGAGCGGGCCGGCGACGAGGCGATCCTCTACCTGAACACGCACCTCGACCACGAGGGCGAGCGGGCGCGCCGGCGCGGGATCGCCCTCGCGCTCTCGCGGATGGACGAACTGGCTCGCGGGGACCCGGTGCTGGTCGGGGGCGACTTCAACTGCGTCGCCGGCGACCCGGCCCACGAGCGCGCGGCCGGCCACGCGCTCCCGGACGGCCGCGAGCTCCGGGACGCCCGCTCGGTCGCCGACTTCCGTCACGGCCCGTCGACGACGCGGACCGACTTCCACGACCTGATTCCCGGAATGGGCATCGACCACGTGTTCGTCAGCGACGACGTCCAGGTGAGGAGCCGGGCGGCGGTCACGGACCGCGACGACGACCACTTCGCCTCCGATCACCTCCCGGTCGTCGTGGACTGCCGCCCCTGA
- a CDS encoding ATP-binding protein — MSDLGDFTEFDGGDDDGDPPAERESTAETDATDDFEDIDTGPAGTDTGLGVLSASNGLRISEEDDECVLRAYVTAANRSAVRIGKYLLVPYPDGERLFCRISALEYAQEFRADDATEIHARRAMRQQGIDEQDFKFIAELEPLAVLYEEGGELKRRMTDRVPKPETVVRAATDQSEIKTGLKIPEDGVFLGHLSVGGEKVRTSAEPPTIDYRLKDDYEDGDPLVFRHTLVAGGTGSGKTHASKNVLRQYLGRTYAMGDGRTPELAVVQFDPQDEYAQMHDDNPAMTDEFARRCEREGVAHGGYDDTKAFVPKVAGTDYSASHHRAEQVEFTIPFSLVYENPWLIAGSSLNDNQYGALVNTFLPRFERQYGRSGTYDEFTTFLDDPALKEELHEAGDVHEATFDAVKRRVRGFGDVFDQDAEPITEQVSQFVRAGGLTVIPTYHITDSRTASTIVLAVASLLIDQKLSNSPRYDRIKETPLVLGMDEAHNFLTDADSVQARKVIGKFTEAAKQGRKERLGLYLITQDPQDIADPVFKQINTTMVLNLGDEDAISAVNIPSNLESKVPYMEKGQRVVYSPDNSEPVECIGLSTCVTRHGRD, encoded by the coding sequence ATGTCCGACCTCGGGGACTTCACCGAATTCGACGGTGGAGACGACGACGGCGATCCGCCGGCCGAACGGGAGTCGACCGCGGAGACCGACGCGACCGACGACTTCGAGGACATCGACACCGGACCGGCCGGCACCGACACCGGCCTGGGCGTCCTCTCGGCGTCGAACGGCCTGCGGATCAGCGAGGAGGACGACGAGTGCGTCCTCCGGGCGTACGTCACCGCCGCCAACCGCTCGGCGGTCCGCATCGGGAAGTACCTCCTCGTCCCCTACCCCGACGGGGAACGGCTGTTCTGTCGCATCTCGGCCCTGGAGTACGCCCAGGAGTTCCGGGCCGACGACGCCACCGAGATCCACGCCCGGCGGGCGATGCGCCAGCAGGGCATCGACGAACAGGACTTCAAGTTCATCGCCGAGCTGGAGCCACTCGCCGTCCTCTACGAGGAGGGCGGGGAGCTGAAGCGCCGGATGACCGACCGCGTGCCGAAGCCCGAGACGGTCGTCCGCGCGGCCACCGACCAGTCGGAGATCAAGACCGGGCTGAAGATCCCCGAGGACGGCGTCTTCCTCGGCCACCTCTCGGTCGGGGGCGAGAAGGTCCGGACCAGCGCCGAACCGCCCACCATCGACTACCGGCTGAAAGACGACTACGAAGACGGCGACCCGCTCGTGTTCCGGCACACGCTCGTCGCCGGCGGCACGGGGTCGGGGAAGACCCACGCCTCGAAGAACGTCCTCCGGCAGTACCTCGGGCGCACCTACGCGATGGGGGACGGCCGCACCCCCGAACTCGCCGTCGTCCAGTTCGACCCCCAGGACGAGTACGCCCAGATGCACGACGACAACCCCGCGATGACCGACGAGTTCGCCCGGCGCTGCGAGCGCGAGGGGGTCGCCCACGGCGGCTACGACGACACCAAGGCGTTCGTCCCGAAGGTCGCGGGGACCGACTACAGCGCCAGTCACCACCGCGCCGAGCAGGTCGAGTTCACCATCCCGTTCTCGCTGGTGTACGAGAACCCCTGGCTCATCGCCGGCTCCAGCCTCAACGACAACCAGTACGGCGCGCTGGTCAACACGTTCCTGCCCCGCTTCGAGCGCCAGTACGGCCGCTCGGGCACCTACGACGAGTTCACCACCTTCCTCGACGACCCCGCGCTGAAGGAGGAACTCCACGAGGCCGGCGACGTCCACGAGGCCACGTTCGACGCCGTCAAGCGGCGGGTCCGCGGCTTCGGCGACGTGTTCGATCAGGACGCCGAGCCGATCACCGAGCAGGTCTCACAGTTCGTCCGGGCCGGCGGCCTGACGGTCATCCCCACCTACCACATCACCGACTCCCGAACGGCCTCGACGATCGTGCTCGCGGTCGCCAGCCTGCTCATCGACCAGAAGCTCTCGAACAGCCCCCGCTACGACCGCATCAAGGAGACCCCGCTCGTCCTGGGGATGGACGAGGCCCACAACTTCCTGACCGACGCCGACAGCGTCCAGGCCCGGAAGGTCATCGGGAAGTTCACCGAGGCCGCCAAGCAGGGCCGCAAGGAGCGGCTCGGGCTGTACCTCATCACGCAGGACCCCCAGGACATCGCCGACCCCGTGTTCAAGCAGATCAACACGACGATGGTGCTCAATCTGGGCGACGAGGACGCCATCTCCGCAGTGAACATCCCCTCGAACCTCGAGTCGAAGGTGCCCTACATGGAGAAGGGCCAGCGCGTGGTCTACTCGCCGGACAACTCCGAACCGGTCGAGTGCATCGGGCTCTCGACCTGCGTGACCCGTCACGGGCGGGACTGA
- a CDS encoding Bax inhibitor-1 family protein yields MSGTFEQSRATPGRTADRNITKIVGMGTALVAANILLMLALSYTPIAPLGAALFSNFFVGIAVFAVSVGGGYWVANEGLQRDSTGLAGAGVALIQAGYGLFGAAILYAFGSGLRVPALGITTVITGLVTAGITLVVFRTDHDFSGWQRYSFGFFIGGIAVGAVGAFVAPVLLFVAGLLFFLGFVVDLTYEIWAVKENRYASDLRNAIGIYVAVMGVFVHVLQWVLQVLSVLDQ; encoded by the coding sequence ATGAGTGGGACCTTCGAGCAGTCGCGCGCGACGCCCGGCCGTACCGCGGACCGGAACATCACCAAGATCGTCGGGATGGGGACGGCGCTGGTCGCCGCCAACATCCTCCTGATGCTGGCGCTGTCGTACACTCCCATCGCGCCGCTGGGCGCGGCGCTGTTCTCGAACTTCTTCGTCGGCATCGCCGTCTTCGCCGTCTCCGTCGGGGGCGGCTACTGGGTCGCGAACGAGGGCCTCCAGCGGGACAGCACGGGACTGGCCGGTGCCGGCGTCGCCCTGATCCAGGCGGGCTACGGCCTGTTCGGGGCCGCCATCCTCTACGCCTTCGGGAGCGGCCTGCGCGTGCCCGCGCTGGGCATCACCACCGTCATCACCGGCCTCGTCACCGCCGGGATCACCCTCGTCGTCTTCAGGACCGACCACGACTTCTCGGGCTGGCAGCGCTACTCCTTCGGCTTCTTCATCGGGGGCATCGCCGTCGGCGCGGTCGGGGCCTTCGTCGCTCCCGTCCTGCTGTTCGTCGCCGGCCTGCTGTTCTTCCTGGGCTTCGTCGTCGACCTGACCTACGAGATCTGGGCCGTCAAGGAGAACCGCTACGCCAGCGACCTCCGGAACGCCATCGGTATCTACGTCGCCGTGATGGGCGTGTTCGTCCACGTCCTCCAGTGGGTTCTGCAGGTCCTCTCGGTGCTGGATCAGTAG
- a CDS encoding DUF1611 domain-containing protein, producing MRIAVLAHESFPDRAKTAVGLLRYGDHEIRAVVDREHAGQRVADLLPDVQDAPIVESMADVPEVDALVIGIAPIGGEFDESWRPDVRAALERGCDVLSGLHDFLEDDAEFVDLAADHGGELRDLRKPPEDLTVAEGTAGEVDARVVTTVGTDCSTGKMTTAFELRDAARERGLDAAVVPTGQTGVAITGWGIVVDRVIADYAAGAVERLVETPAEKDVLFVEGQGAVAHPAYSGVTTSILHGSAPDALVLCHNAGQEVVHGYESFEIPPLPEYVDVYERLSAPVADADVVAGAINTSGMAAAAAERAVAEYADAIDAPATDPVRDGVTDDVLDAVL from the coding sequence ATGCGCATCGCCGTCCTCGCCCACGAATCGTTCCCCGACCGCGCCAAGACGGCGGTCGGACTCTTACGCTACGGAGACCACGAGATCCGCGCGGTCGTCGACCGCGAGCACGCCGGGCAGCGCGTCGCGGACCTCCTGCCGGACGTCCAGGACGCGCCGATCGTCGAGTCGATGGCCGACGTCCCCGAGGTCGACGCCCTGGTGATCGGGATCGCCCCGATCGGCGGCGAGTTCGACGAGTCCTGGCGGCCGGACGTCCGGGCCGCGCTCGAGCGGGGTTGTGACGTGCTCTCGGGGCTGCACGACTTCCTCGAAGACGACGCGGAGTTCGTCGACCTGGCCGCCGACCACGGCGGGGAGCTGCGTGACCTGCGGAAGCCCCCCGAGGACCTGACCGTCGCCGAGGGCACCGCCGGCGAGGTGGACGCCCGCGTCGTCACCACCGTCGGCACCGACTGCTCGACCGGGAAGATGACCACCGCCTTCGAGCTGCGGGACGCGGCCCGCGAGCGGGGACTCGACGCCGCCGTCGTCCCGACGGGCCAGACCGGCGTCGCCATCACCGGGTGGGGGATCGTCGTCGACCGCGTCATCGCCGACTACGCGGCCGGCGCGGTCGAGCGACTGGTCGAGACGCCCGCGGAGAAGGACGTGCTGTTCGTCGAGGGCCAGGGCGCGGTCGCACACCCCGCGTACTCCGGCGTGACGACGAGCATCCTCCACGGCTCCGCGCCGGACGCGCTGGTGCTGTGTCACAACGCCGGCCAGGAGGTCGTCCACGGCTACGAGTCGTTCGAGATCCCGCCGCTTCCCGAGTACGTCGACGTCTACGAGCGGCTTTCCGCGCCGGTCGCCGACGCCGACGTCGTCGCGGGCGCGATCAACACCAGCGGGATGGCCGCCGCGGCGGCCGAGCGGGCGGTCGCGGAGTACGCCGACGCCATCGACGCGCCGGCGACGGACCCGGTTCGGGACGGGGTCACCGACGACGTGCTCGACGCGGTGCTATGA
- a CDS encoding dipeptide epimerase, giving the protein MNWTVARHDLPLSTPFGIARGTSDLAATVVVELTHEGTTGYGGVAPSSYYGETAETTADLLPDLLGVVEAVGDPHAGQRIERRLRERWPDRPAARSAVSGAVADLAARELGVPLFRQWGLDPEAAPPTTYTVGIAAPERMAEKARAAREAGFGHLKVKLGTDADRERFDAVRAAVPDAALRVDANAAWSPAEAVDAAEWLTSGGATMLEQPVPADDLAGLRRVADATAIPVCADEACVTAADVPRVADACDVVNAKLQKCGGVRAARRLLHAADAHGLATMLGCMVASNAALAPAVHLAPLVDYADLDGALLLESDPYTGVALDGDRFDLRSVAAGTGVAPDPAFEGE; this is encoded by the coding sequence ATGAACTGGACCGTCGCCCGCCACGACCTGCCGCTGTCGACGCCGTTCGGCATCGCCCGCGGGACCAGCGACCTGGCGGCGACGGTCGTGGTCGAACTCACACACGAGGGGACCACGGGCTACGGCGGCGTCGCGCCGTCGTCGTACTACGGCGAGACCGCCGAGACCACCGCCGACCTGTTGCCCGACCTGCTCGGGGTCGTCGAGGCGGTGGGCGACCCCCACGCCGGCCAGCGGATCGAGCGTCGCCTCCGGGAGCGGTGGCCCGACCGCCCCGCGGCCCGGAGCGCCGTCTCGGGGGCGGTGGCCGACCTCGCCGCCCGCGAGCTCGGCGTCCCGCTGTTCCGCCAGTGGGGGCTGGACCCCGAGGCCGCGCCGCCGACCACCTACACCGTCGGCATCGCCGCCCCCGAGCGGATGGCCGAGAAGGCCCGGGCAGCGAGGGAGGCGGGCTTCGGGCACCTGAAGGTGAAGCTCGGGACCGACGCCGACCGCGAGCGGTTCGACGCCGTCCGGGCGGCGGTCCCCGACGCCGCCCTGCGGGTCGACGCCAACGCCGCCTGGTCGCCCGCGGAGGCCGTCGACGCGGCCGAGTGGCTGACGTCGGGCGGCGCGACGATGCTCGAACAGCCGGTCCCGGCCGACGACCTCGCGGGCCTCCGCCGCGTCGCCGACGCCACCGCGATCCCGGTCTGTGCCGACGAGGCCTGTGTCACCGCCGCGGACGTCCCCCGCGTCGCCGACGCCTGTGACGTCGTCAACGCGAAGCTCCAGAAGTGCGGCGGCGTCCGGGCGGCCCGGCGGCTGCTCCACGCCGCCGACGCCCACGGGCTGGCGACGATGCTTGGCTGTATGGTCGCCTCGAACGCCGCCCTCGCGCCGGCGGTCCACCTCGCACCGCTGGTCGACTACGCCGACCTCGACGGGGCGCTCCTGCTGGAGTCGGATCCCTACACGGGCGTCGCCCTCGACGGGGACCGGTTCGACCTCCGGAGCGTCGCTGCCGGGACCGGCGTCGCGCCGGACCCGGCGTTCGAGGGGGAGTGA
- a CDS encoding redoxin domain-containing protein, which translates to MVSTGDSAPDFAATIANGEVEDFQLSDHLGDGPVVLAFFPGAFTPPCSNEMVALEERIDEFHDAGATVLGVSADSAFSQNAFREEHGLSFDLVSDMDREAIEAYGQRIDIEDLGLLGVANRSVFVVDDDGEVSYTWIADDPTNEPDYEELLDAVRSA; encoded by the coding sequence ATGGTATCCACAGGTGACTCCGCACCCGACTTCGCGGCCACGATCGCGAACGGTGAGGTTGAGGACTTCCAGCTGTCGGACCACCTCGGCGACGGGCCGGTCGTGCTCGCGTTCTTCCCGGGCGCGTTCACGCCGCCCTGTTCCAACGAGATGGTCGCACTGGAGGAGCGCATCGACGAGTTCCACGACGCCGGCGCGACGGTGCTGGGCGTCAGCGCGGACTCGGCGTTCTCGCAGAACGCCTTCCGCGAGGAACACGGCCTGTCGTTCGACCTCGTCAGCGACATGGACCGCGAGGCGATCGAGGCCTACGGCCAGCGCATCGACATCGAGGACCTCGGACTGCTCGGCGTCGCGAACCGCTCGGTGTTCGTCGTCGACGACGACGGCGAGGTCAGCTACACCTGGATCGCCGACGATCCGACGAACGAACCGGACTACGAAGAACTGCTCGACGCGGTCCGTAGCGCCTGA